A genomic region of Trifolium pratense cultivar HEN17-A07 linkage group LG3, ARS_RC_1.1, whole genome shotgun sequence contains the following coding sequences:
- the LOC123918975 gene encoding uncharacterized protein LOC123918975 isoform X4 produces MNQSGNSKISSEFPMAFPPYRPSHFRSQTYNTLVCILTHLSPSTVPTQPLNLPDNNGNVGMGQEKEPECSELKVGSDVKDPKGPVPLEDTIGSVGDKDKDLSATAMVLDDIQFLMGSEEPSTQTNDFQCEQKLMDELELVMKGIEDPVCDNCLIPLNCEKQNSGSEVDLMDYQVEEHVEFLQSGTNTSESVSEVLTQVQGEHNELASEGFHVLESTKEHTSNSVISTSRIENDSQQKETELVNPASPVAVSLPTIQEDEFEKEEQDGHKVVEETHSSLDLDTNIEALNMAEDGGLLDSSIMKDKFETENEEKSDKLICVRNTTNSSDILIEGDLEEGEISGYFAMDENTFDVSSADDIVSEQMKVDEIQKAGNSFGNTIPPLNMGLSFQGFPSNLLTVNAIQDSNSNGQVQPRTINAIPTNLTQNQVLHKGFMEETAIKYHKNSSAAAQQMADASRKEQSSPGPKKKKNKKEVLDASRKRKHVPDSEKEDGIKEDENKMVDASGRKRGPGSQEKKTRKKEKYRNNRAKKNRELGVKKLKFIPVQKQKIVTFCRHYMQGRCNEGDKCNFSHDTVPSTKSKPCFHFARHSCMKGDDCPYDHQLSKYPCSNFVSKGSCSRGNACMFSHKVPTNQDMPTPTNACKPELKSPLSLGNTNFSTPLNNHGNSSVQRNHFTNSKGIYSHTNVEHKVTDTSQTKPTSVPKGIRFINVANISPSTPKQDTVTPNKGSVGSTGTCADKGQNTVEVPKKFPAATPKGINFLSFGKSSVCSFKSSIQSTTEGKILKLPQSVNFGLSEHSISSLNKDDYGKASDRTAESLPQTALFSHDILDKNQSMADRMKSKFLRKDSTDDSVRDHGHCKSVLEGKKASDNSQTSTVTSATLLARPFASQQSSDGVLSGYHKQASNLGQRALLSTLAFAAEHESGIKMKCPTGVSPV; encoded by the exons ATGAATCAATCGGGTAATTCAAAAATTAGCTCTGAATTTCCAATGGCTTTCCCTCCTTATCGTCCATCTCACTTCCGTAGTCAAACTTACAACACTCTTGTTTGTATTCTCACTCATCTTTCTCCTTCCACCGTTCCCACTCAACCCCTCAATCTTCCTG ATAATAATGGCAATGTTGGAATGGGGCAAGAAAAGGAGCCTGAGTGCTCTGAGTTGAAAGTTGGTTCTGATGTTAAGGATCCCAAGGGTCCAGTACCCTTGGAGGATACCATTGGAAGTGTTGGAGACAAGGACAAGGATTTGAGTGCCACCGCTATGGTCCTAGATGATATACAATTTCTGATGGGAAGTGAGGAACCATCTACACaaacaaatgattttcaatGCGAGCAGAAATTAATGGACGAGTTGGAGCTGGTTATGAAAGGGATTGAAGATCCTGTTTGTGATAACTGTTTAATCCCCTTGAACTGTGAGAAACAAAATAGTGGTAGTGAAGTTGATTTGATGGATTACCAAGTAGAAGAACATGTTGAATTTCTGCAGTCTGGAACAAACACGTCTGAAAGTGTAAGTGAGGTGTTGACACAAGTACAAGGGGAGCATAATGAACTTGCCTCCGAAGGATTTCATGTGTTAGAGTCAACAAAGGAACACACTTCCAATTCCGTAATTAGTACATCAAGAATAGAGAATGATAGTCAACAGAAGGAAACAGAATTGGTGAATCCGGCTTCTCCTGTAGCGGTCTCACTTCCTACTATACAAGAGGATGAATTTGAGAAGGAAGAACAGGATGGTCATAAGGTTGTTGAAGAAACTCATAGTTCTTTAGATCTTGATACAAATATTGAAGCATTGAATATGGCAGAAGATGGTGGATTACTAGATTCATCAATTATGAAAGATAAATTCGAAACAGAAAATGAAGAGAAATCAGATAAGTTAATTTGTGTCAGAAATACAACAAATTCTTCTGATATTCTGATTGAAGGAGATCTAGAAGAGGGAGAAATTTCTGGATATTTTGCAATGGATGAAAACACTTTTGATGTGTCTTCTGCGGATGATATTGTTTCAGAACAGATGAAAGTGGATGAAATTCAGAAAGCCGGGAATTCATTTGGAAACACGATACCTCCTTTAAATATGGGTCTCTCCTTTCAAGGTTTTCCATCTAATCTTTTAACGGTAAATGCAATTCAAGATTCCAATAGCAATGGACAAGTGCAACCTAGGACTATCAATGCCATACCAACAAATTTAACCCAAAATCAAGTCTTGCACAAAGGATTCATGGAAGAAACTGCTATCAAATATCACAAGAACTCGTCTGCAGCAGCACAG CAGATGGCTGATGCCAGCAGAAAGGAACAAAGTAGTCCTGGccctaagaagaagaaaaacaaaaag GAAGTGCTCGATGCCAGTAGAAAACGAAAACATGTTCCTGATTCTGAGAAGGAAGATGGAATAAAGGAAGATGAAAATAAG ATGGTTGATGCCAGTGGACGTAAACGTGGTCCTGGTTCTCAGGAGAAGAAAACTAGAAAGAAG GAGAAGTATCGAAATAACAGAGCAAAAAAGAACAGAGAACTAGGTGTTAAAAAGTTGAAGTTCATTCcagtacaaaaacaaaaaattgttacattTTGTCGCCATTATATGCAAGGAAGGTGCAACGAG GGTGACAAATGCAATTTCTCACATGATACTGTTCCTTCAACAAAGTCCAAG CCATGTTTTCACTTTGCTCGCCACTCTTGTATGAAAGGAGATGATTGCCCATATGATCATCAGCTCTCCAAGTATCCTTGTTCCAATTTTGTGTCTAAAGGCTCTTGTAGTAGAGGCAATGCTTGTATGTTTTCACACAAG GTGCCAACCAACCAAGATATGCCTACGCCTACAAATGCTTGCAAACCAGAGTTGAAGTCTCCTCTTTCGTTGGGAAATACAAATTTCAGTACGCCACTTAATAATCATGGCAATAGTTCTGTCCAGCGAAACCACTTCACCAATTCTAAGGGAATTTATTCTCACACCAATGTAGAACATAAGGTGACAGACACTTCGCAGACAAAGCCAACCTCAGTACCCAAAGGAATTAGATTCATAAATGTTGCCAACATATCACCTAGTACGCCAAAACAAGACACGGTAACACCAAACAAGGGAAGTGTTGGCAGCACTGGGACGTGTGCAGATAAAGGTCAAAATACTGTGGAAGTTCCTAAGAAATTTCCAGCTGCCACACCTAAGGGAATTAACTTTCTTTCTTTCGGCAAAAGTTCTGTTTGCAGTTTTAAAAGTTCTATTCAATCCACTACAGAAGGAAAGATATTGAAGTTGCCTCAGTCAGTCAATTTTGGTTTGTCTGAACATTCAATTTCATCTCTGAATAAGGATGATTATGGAAAAGCCAGTGACAGAACTGCAGAAAGTTTACCACAAACTGCGCTATTCTCACATGACATTTTAGACAAAAATCAATCCATGGCAGACCGAATGAAATCAAAGTTTCTAAGGAAAGATTCAACCGATGATTCTGTGAGGGATCACGGCCATTGTAAATCAGTTCTAGAAGGAAAAAAAGCATCCGATAATTCTCAGACTTCAACTGTGACCTCAGCTACGCTTCTTGCTCGTCCGTTTGCTTCACAGCAGTCTTCAGATGGTGTACTATCTGGATATCATAAACAAGCATCAAACTTAGGCCAAAGGGCACTCTTGTCGACTTTAGCTTTTGCAGCAGAGCATGAATCAGGTATTAAGATGAAGTGCCCTACTGGTGTTTCACCTGTATAA